Proteins from a genomic interval of Microbacterium esteraromaticum:
- a CDS encoding D-alanine--D-alanine ligase family protein yields the protein MDKQTVVVLFGGRSSEHSISSATAGGVLGAIDRERYEVIPVGITRDGAFVLEEDRPEKFPLDADHLPEVVDNGTRVRWPEPGGDRMLRVAAPDGSTVDLGRIDVVLPLLHGLHGEDGAIQGFFDVLDVPYAGGGILDSAVCLDKHFTKLALSAAGIAVAPGITVRQSDWESDPESIRRAVAELGDVVFVKPSDAGSSVGVSRVDGGEGLDEALRIAFAESPKVLIETQVSGREIEVGVLAGRDGARARASLPGEVVLTTRSFYDFEGKYLGGDGVDIVCPTEVDESLIAELQEAAVRAFEAVDGRGLARVDFFVTPEGRLVVNELNTMPGFTPISMFPKCWIASGLSYRDLITELIEAGLHR from the coding sequence ATGGACAAGCAGACGGTGGTGGTGCTCTTCGGCGGACGCTCCAGCGAGCATTCGATCAGTTCCGCAACGGCGGGCGGAGTGCTGGGCGCGATTGACCGCGAGCGCTACGAGGTGATCCCGGTCGGGATCACCCGCGACGGCGCCTTCGTGCTCGAAGAGGACCGACCCGAGAAGTTCCCTCTCGACGCCGACCACCTGCCCGAGGTCGTCGACAACGGCACCCGGGTGCGGTGGCCCGAACCGGGGGGAGATCGGATGCTGCGCGTCGCCGCTCCGGACGGCTCGACGGTCGACCTCGGGCGGATCGACGTGGTGCTGCCGCTGCTGCACGGTCTGCATGGCGAGGACGGCGCGATCCAGGGCTTCTTCGACGTTCTGGACGTGCCCTACGCCGGCGGTGGCATCCTCGACTCTGCCGTGTGCCTCGACAAGCACTTCACCAAGCTCGCGCTGTCGGCGGCGGGGATCGCAGTGGCACCGGGCATCACCGTGCGCCAGAGCGATTGGGAGAGCGATCCCGAGAGCATTCGTCGTGCGGTGGCCGAACTGGGCGATGTCGTGTTCGTCAAGCCGTCCGACGCCGGTTCGAGCGTGGGCGTCTCACGCGTCGATGGCGGTGAGGGGCTCGACGAGGCTCTGCGGATCGCGTTCGCCGAGAGCCCGAAGGTGCTCATCGAGACGCAGGTCTCGGGTCGCGAGATCGAAGTGGGCGTGCTCGCGGGTCGAGACGGCGCGCGGGCCCGGGCTTCTCTGCCTGGTGAGGTCGTGCTGACCACGCGCAGTTTCTACGATTTCGAGGGCAAGTACCTCGGCGGCGACGGTGTCGACATCGTCTGCCCGACCGAGGTCGATGAGTCGCTGATCGCTGAGCTTCAGGAGGCCGCGGTCCGCGCGTTCGAAGCGGTCGACGGCCGGGGGTTGGCCCGGGTGGACTTCTTCGTGACGCCCGAAGGACGGTTGGTCGTCAACGAGTTGAACACGATGCCCGGGTTCACGCCGATCTCGATGTTCCCGAAGTGCTGGATCGCCTCGGGGCTGAGTTATCGCGACCTCATCACCGAGCTGATCGAGGCCGGTCTGCACCGTTGA